Proteins from one Entomospira culicis genomic window:
- a CDS encoding phosphatidate cytidylyltransferase, with product MKALSNFAIRNIAAVGWTIFLLLIVFVFKSHNHLVGSITLITLSAIGTYELGKIFKHKFDDVDTLIYPLLGAYFPVMSTLEGYFASLEALKMPMLAVILSLIFAKQTLVANKNKMDSTITRITAMVFALFYPGFFVGYFVKLNTFHHSSTILAVYLLLITLNDGMAYYVGRAFGKKTHSQGIFMVSPNKSLVGFIGGLTASMLVALIAYLYLAPKFAPQMFGERGVIYALAMGLTCGIASIIGDLFESTLKRSSDVKDSGDIIPGRGGVLDTIDSLAFVAPIYYLFIYFA from the coding sequence GTGAAAGCCTTATCTAATTTTGCCATCAGAAATATCGCCGCTGTCGGCTGGACGATATTTCTTTTGCTCATCGTTTTTGTCTTTAAATCACACAACCATCTAGTCGGTAGCATCACGCTGATCACCCTAAGTGCCATTGGCACCTATGAGCTAGGCAAAATCTTTAAACATAAATTCGATGATGTTGATACGCTCATCTACCCCCTACTTGGTGCCTACTTTCCGGTAATGAGCACCCTAGAGGGCTATTTCGCCTCGCTAGAAGCACTCAAAATGCCCATGCTTGCCGTTATCCTTAGCCTCATCTTTGCCAAGCAGACGCTGGTGGCCAACAAAAACAAAATGGACTCCACGATTACACGCATTACCGCGATGGTTTTCGCCCTCTTTTACCCGGGGTTCTTTGTCGGTTATTTCGTTAAACTCAATACATTTCATCACTCAAGCACGATTCTTGCCGTCTACTTGCTACTCATCACGCTTAATGACGGAATGGCTTATTATGTAGGGCGCGCCTTTGGTAAAAAGACGCACTCGCAAGGGATCTTTATGGTGAGTCCTAATAAATCTTTAGTTGGCTTTATTGGCGGGCTAACGGCATCGATGCTCGTCGCCCTTATTGCTTATCTCTATCTAGCACCTAAGTTTGCGCCACAAATGTTTGGGGAACGGGGAGTCATCTACGCCTTAGCCATGGGGCTCACCTGCGGGATTGCCTCCATTATTGGTGATCTTTTTGAGTCGACCCTTAAGCGAAGCTCTGACGTTAAAGATTCAGGCGACATCATTCCTGGACGAGGTGGCGTACTCGACACCATCGACTCATTGGCATTTGTTGCACCCATCTACTATCTCTTTATCTACTTTGCCTAA
- the dxr gene encoding 1-deoxy-D-xylulose-5-phosphate reductoisomerase, with amino-acid sequence MKKIIILGATGSIGKIALDIARKFPQKLHVIGLQAHTQADTLLTLQKEFPHATLALTGASHPNQHLLQGQDALCRLIQNTHADLVLNAIAGASGLHASLYTLEKGIDLALANKESIVMAGEYLKKIAEKNGAKILPVDSEHSALFYLMKSPLAVDEYIITASGGAFRGKKVTDLHQVTAQEAMKHPTWRMGAKISIDSATLANKGLEVIEAWKLFDIPIDKINVLQHPQSLVHALIRTQDGALHAYISETYMELPIQNALLDPELALASCSFLDLVDKTLSFTAIDHETFPMVNLAYQACRQGDPYPIIYNASNEEAVALFQAGKIPFLAISRIVESALSQLYPHPFNPLILADIWQADRWSREFSSNYYKENHTC; translated from the coding sequence ATGAAAAAGATTATTATCCTCGGTGCAACCGGAAGCATTGGCAAGATTGCTCTCGATATCGCGAGAAAGTTTCCCCAAAAATTACACGTCATTGGGCTCCAAGCGCATACCCAAGCCGACACCTTACTAACGCTACAAAAAGAATTCCCTCATGCAACGCTTGCGCTTACGGGAGCTTCACACCCCAATCAACACCTACTACAAGGGCAAGATGCCTTATGCCGTCTTATCCAAAACACCCATGCCGATCTGGTGCTCAATGCGATTGCTGGGGCAAGTGGCTTGCATGCCTCTCTCTACACCCTAGAAAAAGGTATCGATTTAGCCCTTGCTAATAAGGAGAGCATCGTGATGGCGGGGGAGTATCTCAAAAAAATCGCAGAAAAAAATGGTGCGAAAATTTTACCTGTGGACTCAGAACACTCGGCGCTATTTTACCTCATGAAGAGTCCGCTTGCTGTCGATGAGTATATCATTACCGCTAGTGGTGGTGCTTTTCGTGGAAAAAAAGTGACTGATTTGCATCAGGTTACTGCCCAAGAAGCAATGAAGCATCCTACGTGGCGAATGGGCGCAAAAATTTCTATCGACTCGGCAACGCTCGCTAATAAAGGTCTTGAGGTAATTGAGGCTTGGAAATTGTTTGACATTCCCATTGATAAGATCAACGTGTTGCAACACCCCCAGAGTTTGGTGCATGCCCTTATTCGCACGCAAGATGGCGCGCTTCATGCATATATCAGTGAGACATACATGGAACTTCCGATTCAAAATGCGCTCCTTGACCCCGAGCTTGCCCTTGCCTCGTGCTCTTTTCTTGATCTTGTTGATAAAACATTGTCATTCACCGCCATTGATCACGAAACGTTTCCGATGGTCAATCTCGCTTACCAAGCCTGTCGACAAGGAGATCCCTATCCCATTATCTACAACGCTAGCAATGAGGAGGCAGTGGCACTCTTTCAGGCTGGAAAAATCCCCTTCTTAGCCATCAGTCGTATTGTGGAGAGCGCCCTATCGCAATTATATCCGCATCCCTTTAACCCGCTAATATTAGCAGATATTTGGCAAGCAGATAGGTGGAGTCGTGAATTTTCATCCAATTACTATAAGGAAAACCATACATGTTAG